One window from the genome of Paracoccus zhejiangensis encodes:
- a CDS encoding UbiH/UbiF/VisC/COQ6 family ubiquinone biosynthesis hydroxylase yields the protein MKPDFDVLIAGGGLNGPTLALALASAGLSVAVVDARPADAREADDFDGRAYALALASQRLLKALGLWGGLAANSQPILEVKASQGQPGDGAGLFFLHFDSAEIEEGAVGHMLEDRFLYRALLKGMAGKVTLLDGVSVTGQEAGPASVTVDLSDGRQLSARLLVGADGRQSGVASRAGIKRQGWDYGQTALVAAIDHELPHHGIAHQYFMPTGPLAILPLPGNRSSVVWSETRANASAISALPDDGFLDVLRPRFGDFLGPIALAGPRFSYPLSLSLAETYIAPRIAIMGDAAHGVHPLAGQGLNLGLRDVAALAEVLVEAARRGEDIGSEPVLARYQGWRRFDATSLALGMDAVNGLFGSDNPLIRTARGLGMGLVSAVPQLRRGFMRQAAGLSIDPMPRLLTGQPL from the coding sequence ATGAAACCTGATTTCGACGTTCTCATTGCCGGTGGCGGGCTGAATGGCCCCACGCTCGCGCTGGCGCTGGCAAGTGCGGGCCTCTCGGTCGCGGTGGTCGATGCCCGCCCCGCCGATGCCCGCGAAGCCGATGATTTCGATGGCCGCGCCTATGCGCTGGCGCTGGCCTCGCAACGTCTGTTGAAGGCGCTCGGGCTTTGGGGCGGGTTGGCGGCGAACAGCCAGCCGATCCTCGAGGTCAAGGCCTCGCAGGGACAGCCGGGCGACGGCGCGGGGCTGTTCTTCCTGCATTTCGACAGCGCCGAGATCGAGGAAGGCGCGGTCGGGCATATGCTCGAGGACCGCTTCCTCTATCGCGCATTGCTGAAGGGGATGGCGGGAAAGGTCACGCTGCTGGATGGCGTCTCCGTCACCGGGCAGGAGGCCGGGCCCGCCTCGGTTACTGTCGATCTGTCCGACGGGCGGCAATTGAGCGCGCGGCTTCTGGTCGGTGCGGACGGGCGGCAGTCGGGCGTGGCGAGCCGCGCCGGGATCAAGCGGCAGGGCTGGGATTACGGCCAGACCGCGCTGGTCGCCGCCATCGACCACGAACTCCCGCATCACGGTATCGCGCATCAGTATTTCATGCCGACCGGCCCGCTGGCGATCCTGCCCTTGCCCGGCAATCGCAGCAGCGTCGTCTGGTCCGAAACCCGCGCGAATGCCAGTGCCATCAGCGCCCTGCCCGATGACGGTTTCCTTGACGTCTTGCGCCCGCGCTTTGGCGATTTCCTTGGGCCGATCGCGCTGGCCGGGCCGCGCTTTTCCTATCCGCTGTCGCTGTCGCTGGCCGAGACCTATATCGCGCCGCGCATTGCCATCATGGGCGATGCCGCGCACGGCGTGCATCCGCTGGCCGGTCAGGGGCTGAACCTTGGCCTGCGCGACGTGGCGGCCTTGGCCGAGGTGCTGGTCGAGGCGGCGCGGCGCGGCGAGGATATCGGGTCCGAGCCGGTGCTGGCACGTTACCAAGGCTGGCGGCGCTTTGACGCGACCAGCCTGGCGCTGGGGATGGATGCGGTGAACGGGCTTTTCGGCAGCGACAACCCGCTGATCCGCACGGCGCGGGGCCTGGGCATGGGGCTGGTCAGTGCGGTGCCGCAACTGCGCCGTGGTTTCATGCGGCAGGCGGCGGGCCTGTCCATTGACCCGATGCCGCGCCTTCTGACCGGGCAGCCGCTGTAA
- a CDS encoding ornithine cyclodeaminase family protein produces the protein MTPQIIGPEAEARLDWIALTEALAAGHALPPAEIADSFLYRGEDTLLTRSAWIDGLGLAVKAATVYPGNPANDRPMINGVVNLIDDVTGQLAALVDFHLVTKWKTAGDSLLSARMLARKDARRVLIVGAGKVGHSMIDAYRAMIPDAQVTIWNRSKGAAETLAAETRAEVAGDLAEAVAGAEIIATTTMAREPLIRGEWLTPGTHLDLIGAYRPDMREVDDAALKRARLFVDSRKTTIGHIGEIQIPLDQGVITEADIVADFYDLPSGRYARTSDAEITIAKNGGGAHLDLMTARYILDAASQGARA, from the coding sequence ATGACCCCGCAGATCATCGGCCCCGAGGCCGAAGCCCGGCTGGACTGGATCGCATTGACCGAGGCGCTGGCCGCCGGCCATGCCTTGCCACCAGCCGAGATTGCCGACAGTTTCCTGTATCGCGGCGAGGATACGCTGCTCACGCGCTCGGCCTGGATCGACGGGCTGGGGCTGGCGGTGAAGGCGGCGACGGTCTATCCGGGCAATCCCGCAAATGACCGGCCAATGATCAACGGCGTGGTGAACCTTATCGATGACGTGACCGGGCAACTGGCGGCGCTGGTCGATTTCCACCTGGTGACCAAGTGGAAGACGGCCGGCGACAGCCTGCTCTCGGCGCGGATGCTGGCCCGCAAGGACGCGCGGCGGGTACTGATCGTGGGCGCGGGCAAGGTCGGCCATTCGATGATCGACGCCTATCGCGCGATGATCCCCGACGCGCAGGTCACGATCTGGAACCGCAGCAAGGGCGCGGCGGAAACGCTGGCCGCCGAGACCCGTGCCGAGGTCGCGGGCGATCTGGCCGAGGCAGTGGCCGGGGCCGAGATCATCGCCACCACCACCATGGCGCGCGAGCCGCTGATCCGGGGCGAGTGGCTCACGCCCGGCACCCATCTGGACCTGATCGGCGCCTATCGCCCCGACATGCGCGAGGTCGACGATGCCGCGCTGAAACGCGCCCGGCTGTTCGTGGACAGCCGCAAGACCACCATCGGCCATATCGGCGAGATCCAGATCCCGCTGGATCAAGGCGTCATCACCGAGGCTGACATTGTCGCCGATTTCTACGACCTGCCCTCGGGCCGCTATGCCCGGACAAGTGACGCCGAGATCACCATCGCCAAGAATGGTGGCGGTGCGCATCTCGACCTGATGACCGCCCGCTATATCCTCGATGCCGCCAGCCAGGGAGCCCGCGCATGA
- a CDS encoding MFS transporter — protein sequence MSASQARLFTPVLIGGCIILLINFALRASFGMFQIPIGEEFGWPRAEFSLAIAIQNLAWGIGQPIFGALAERWGDRWSIILGALLYSAGLILTAFATTPETMQILEVMVGFGIAGTGFGVILAVIGRAASDENRSLALGIATAAGSAGQVFGAPLAEILLAFYSWQMVFIIFGVIVLSCMFFLPLLGDSKPASRSELEESMGTVLKRAFRDPSYLMIFAGFFSCGYQLGFITAHFPAMIAEMCGPISPTGILASIGITTTSALGAIAISLIGLANIAGSILSGWLGKRYTKKYLLAGIYTLRTIAAAVFILTPITPTTVIIFSLVMGGLWLATVPLTSGLVAYIYGLRYMGTLYGFVFLSHQIGSFLGVWLGGWLYDVYGNYTLVWWIGVGVGAISALIHLPIREEPARLPSATVAA from the coding sequence ATGTCAGCCTCGCAAGCCCGCCTGTTCACGCCCGTCCTCATCGGCGGCTGTATCATCCTGCTGATCAACTTCGCGCTGCGCGCCAGTTTCGGCATGTTCCAGATCCCGATCGGCGAGGAATTCGGCTGGCCGCGGGCCGAGTTCTCGCTGGCCATCGCCATCCAGAACCTCGCCTGGGGCATCGGCCAGCCGATCTTCGGGGCGCTGGCGGAACGCTGGGGGGATCGCTGGTCGATCATCCTTGGTGCGCTGCTTTATTCCGCCGGGCTGATCCTCACGGCCTTCGCCACCACCCCCGAGACCATGCAGATACTCGAGGTGATGGTCGGCTTCGGCATCGCCGGCACCGGCTTCGGCGTCATCCTGGCCGTCATCGGCCGCGCCGCCAGCGACGAGAACCGCAGCCTTGCCCTTGGCATCGCCACCGCCGCCGGCTCGGCCGGGCAGGTCTTCGGCGCGCCGCTGGCCGAGATCCTGCTGGCCTTCTACAGCTGGCAGATGGTCTTCATCATCTTCGGCGTGATCGTGCTCAGCTGCATGTTCTTCCTGCCGCTTCTGGGCGACAGCAAGCCGGCCAGCCGCTCCGAGCTCGAGGAAAGCATGGGCACGGTGCTGAAGCGTGCCTTCCGCGATCCCTCCTACCTGATGATCTTCGCTGGCTTCTTCTCCTGCGGCTACCAGCTTGGCTTCATCACCGCGCATTTCCCGGCGATGATCGCTGAGATGTGCGGCCCGATCAGCCCGACCGGCATCTTGGCCTCGATCGGCATCACCACCACCTCGGCCCTTGGCGCCATCGCCATCTCGCTGATCGGTCTCGCGAATATCGCCGGCTCGATCCTGTCGGGCTGGCTGGGCAAGCGCTATACCAAGAAATACCTGCTGGCGGGCATCTATACGCTGCGCACCATCGCGGCGGCGGTGTTCATCCTGACACCGATCACCCCCACAACGGTCATCATCTTCTCGCTGGTCATGGGCGGGCTGTGGCTGGCCACCGTGCCGCTGACCTCGGGTCTGGTCGCCTATATCTACGGGCTGCGCTACATGGGCACGCTTTACGGTTTCGTCTTCCTCAGCCACCAGATCGGCTCGTTCCTTGGCGTCTGGCTGGGCGGCTGGCTGTACGATGTCTACGGTAACTACACGCTGGTCTGGTGGATCGGTGTCGGCGTCGGCGCGATCAGCGCGCTGATCCACCTGCCGATCCGCGAGGAACCGGCGCGTCTGCCCTCGGCAACCGTCGCTGCCTGA
- a CDS encoding DMT family transporter, with protein sequence MDIRAILMGLSFGLLWSSAFASTRVIVLDAPPLTALVIRFLISAVLGVILARAMGQNWKLSRAEWRMVIIFGLCQNALYLGLNWVAMQWVEASAASIIASMLPLLVAAAGWVFYGEKLRPIAIIGLLVGFAGVALIMGSRISDGLDPMGVIMCLIAVVALTVATLVLRGAGGGRNVLMMVALQMLVGSVALLPLAVAFESWSDIQWSWTLVWAFIYTVLGPGLLATFIWFRLVSRIGATRAATFHFLTPFLGVSIAAAFLGERFGPTDLIGALVVAAGILMVQLSKVQGRASG encoded by the coding sequence ATGGATATCCGCGCGATCCTGATGGGGCTGAGTTTCGGCCTCTTGTGGTCCTCGGCCTTTGCCTCGACCCGGGTGATCGTGCTCGATGCCCCGCCGCTGACCGCGCTGGTCATCCGCTTCCTGATCTCGGCGGTTCTGGGGGTGATCCTCGCCCGCGCCATGGGCCAGAACTGGAAGCTCAGCCGCGCCGAATGGCGCATGGTCATCATCTTCGGCCTTTGCCAGAACGCGCTGTATCTCGGCCTGAATTGGGTGGCGATGCAATGGGTCGAAGCTTCGGCGGCATCGATCATCGCCTCCATGCTGCCGCTTCTGGTCGCGGCGGCGGGCTGGGTCTTCTATGGCGAGAAGCTGCGTCCGATCGCGATCATCGGCTTGCTGGTGGGCTTTGCCGGGGTGGCGCTGATCATGGGGTCGCGGATCAGCGACGGGCTGGATCCGATGGGCGTCATCATGTGCCTGATCGCCGTGGTGGCGCTGACCGTCGCCACGCTGGTGCTGCGCGGCGCTGGTGGCGGGCGGAACGTGCTGATGATGGTGGCGTTGCAGATGCTGGTGGGCTCGGTGGCGCTGCTGCCGCTGGCCGTCGCCTTTGAAAGCTGGAGCGACATCCAGTGGTCCTGGACGCTGGTCTGGGCCTTTATCTATACCGTGCTGGGGCCGGGCCTGCTGGCCACCTTCATCTGGTTCCGGCTGGTCAGCCGCATCGGTGCCACCCGCGCGGCGACCTTCCATTTCCTCACGCCCTTCCTTGGCGTCAGCATCGCCGCCGCTTTCCTGGGCGAGCGTTTCGGCCCGACCGACCTGATCGGCGCGCTGGTCGTCGCCGCCGGCATCCTGATGGTGCAGCTATCGAAGGTGCAGGGTCGCGCCAGCGGCTAG
- the bluB gene encoding 5,6-dimethylbenzimidazole synthase — translation MSDQTSPAPCRARVFSASERQALYDIIAHRRDVRNEFLPDPIAPEVLTRILRAAHAAPSVGLSQPWNFILIRDAARRAAVKRAFLKANDEARALFPEDRQSQYAALKLEGIEKAPLNICVTCDRSRGGKVVLGRTHNPDMDRYSTVCAVQNLWLAARAEGIGVGWVSIFNEADLRPILRLPDHIAIVAYLCLGHVDDLFDRPELAARGWASVADLDAMVMEEVWQPQ, via the coding sequence ATGTCCGACCAAACCAGCCCTGCACCCTGCCGCGCAAGGGTGTTTTCCGCCAGTGAGCGGCAGGCGCTTTACGACATCATCGCCCATCGCCGCGATGTGCGAAACGAGTTCCTGCCCGACCCTATCGCCCCCGAGGTGCTGACCCGCATCCTACGTGCCGCCCATGCCGCGCCTTCGGTCGGCCTGTCGCAGCCCTGGAATTTCATCCTGATCCGCGATGCCGCGCGCCGGGCGGCGGTGAAACGCGCCTTCCTCAAGGCCAATGACGAGGCCCGCGCGCTGTTTCCCGAGGACCGGCAGTCACAGTATGCAGCGCTGAAACTCGAGGGGATCGAAAAGGCGCCGCTGAACATCTGCGTCACCTGCGACCGCAGCCGGGGCGGCAAGGTAGTGCTTGGGCGCACCCATAACCCCGACATGGACCGCTATTCCACCGTCTGCGCGGTGCAGAACCTGTGGCTGGCGGCGCGGGCCGAGGGGATCGGCGTCGGCTGGGTCAGCATCTTCAACGAGGCCGATCTGCGCCCCATCCTGCGACTGCCCGACCATATCGCCATCGTCGCCTATCTGTGCCTCGGCCATGTCGATGACCTATTCGACCGCCCCGAACTTGCCGCACGTGGCTGGGCCAGTGTCGCGGATCTGGACGCGATGGTGATGGAGGAAGTCTGGCAGCCGCAGTGA
- a CDS encoding AMP nucleosidase yields the protein MNHDSRFLPVETPPAAPREQFTDAKAAVARLEALYHESTQFLLDHFIETLKGGKPKARYRAFYPEVRLTTTSHTPTDSRLSFGHVTTPGSYVATITRPDLFRNYLTEQIGLLIRNHGVPVTIGPSETPIPVHFAVSSQSDLNVPQEGVLDFSLRDVFDVPDLETMNDDIVNGKAVPHADGALHLAPFTAQRVDYSLARLAHYTATAPEHFQNFVLFTNYQFYVDEFEAYARRVLADPSMGYTSFVAPGNHVITDPNQPLPHDQKMPQMPAYHLTREGGQGITLVNIGVGPSNAKTATDHIAVLRPHAWLMVGHCAGLRNSQRLGDFVLAHAYLREDHVLDDDLPVWVPIPALAEVQVALQEAVAEITQLDGFELKRIMRTGTVATIDNRNWELRDQSGPVHRLSLSRAVGLDMESATIAANGFRFRVPYGTLLCVSDKPLHGELKLPGMATDFYRTQVANHLLIGVRAMEKLREMPLERIHSRKLRSFSETAFL from the coding sequence ATGAATCACGACAGCCGCTTTCTGCCGGTCGAGACGCCACCCGCGGCACCGCGCGAACAATTCACCGATGCCAAGGCCGCCGTCGCCCGCCTGGAAGCGCTGTATCACGAGTCGACGCAGTTCCTGCTGGATCATTTCATCGAGACGCTGAAGGGCGGCAAGCCCAAGGCCCGCTACCGCGCCTTCTATCCCGAGGTGCGGCTGACCACGACCAGCCATACCCCCACCGATTCCCGCCTGTCCTTCGGCCACGTGACGACGCCCGGCAGCTATGTGGCAACGATCACCCGGCCCGACCTCTTCCGCAATTACCTGACCGAGCAGATCGGCCTTCTGATCCGCAACCATGGCGTGCCAGTGACGATCGGGCCAAGCGAGACGCCGATCCCGGTGCATTTCGCTGTGTCGAGCCAGTCGGACCTGAATGTCCCGCAGGAAGGCGTTCTGGATTTCAGCCTGCGCGACGTGTTCGACGTGCCGGACCTCGAGACGATGAACGACGACATCGTCAACGGCAAGGCCGTGCCTCATGCCGACGGCGCGCTGCACCTGGCGCCCTTCACTGCGCAGCGGGTGGATTACTCGCTGGCGCGGCTGGCCCATTACACCGCGACCGCGCCCGAGCATTTCCAGAACTTCGTCCTCTTCACCAACTACCAGTTCTATGTCGACGAGTTCGAGGCCTATGCCCGCCGCGTGCTGGCCGATCCCTCGATGGGCTATACTTCTTTCGTGGCACCCGGAAACCACGTCATTACCGACCCGAACCAGCCCTTGCCGCATGACCAGAAGATGCCGCAGATGCCGGCCTATCACCTGACGCGCGAGGGCGGGCAGGGGATCACGCTGGTCAATATCGGCGTAGGCCCGTCCAACGCCAAGACGGCCACCGACCATATCGCCGTGCTGCGCCCCCATGCCTGGCTGATGGTCGGCCATTGCGCCGGGCTGAGGAACAGCCAGCGCCTTGGCGATTTCGTGCTGGCCCATGCCTATCTGCGCGAGGATCACGTGTTGGACGACGACCTGCCGGTCTGGGTGCCGATCCCGGCCTTGGCCGAGGTGCAGGTGGCGCTGCAGGAGGCGGTGGCCGAGATCACCCAGCTGGACGGGTTCGAGTTGAAGCGGATCATGCGCACCGGCACCGTCGCCACCATCGACAACCGCAACTGGGAACTGCGCGACCAGTCCGGCCCGGTGCACCGGCTGTCGCTGTCCCGCGCCGTCGGGCTGGACATGGAAAGCGCCACCATCGCCGCCAACGGCTTCCGCTTCCGGGTGCCTTACGGCACGCTCCTTTGCGTCAGCGACAAACCGCTGCATGGCGAGCTGAAGCTGCCCGGGATGGCCACGGATTTCTATCGCACGCAGGTCGCAAACCATTTGCTGATCGGAGTCAGGGCGATGGAGAAGCTGCGCGAGATGCCGCTGGAACGGATTCACAGCCGGAAGTTGCGGTCCTTCAGCGAGACGGCCTTCCTTTGA
- a CDS encoding RBBP9/YdeN family alpha/beta hydrolase, producing MTKTLIVPGLDGSRAPHWQHWWAMTDPQALMVDLPEPGRPVPDHWEIELAGAILRHPDSILVGHSLGSILIARLLSRWPQLRVRAALLVAPAETFGSDRIGQFGRIPEQALGIPGTVVASHDDPWMGFSRAAGLADAWGSRLIDLGRAGHINAAAGFGPWPGGKRLRDDLLLRSARPAALTARPLFRDRSSHHA from the coding sequence ATGACCAAGACGCTGATCGTCCCCGGGCTTGACGGCTCTCGGGCCCCGCACTGGCAACACTGGTGGGCCATGACCGATCCGCAGGCGCTGATGGTCGACCTGCCCGAACCCGGACGCCCGGTTCCCGACCATTGGGAGATCGAGTTGGCAGGTGCCATCCTGCGCCACCCCGACAGCATCCTTGTCGGCCATTCCCTGGGGTCGATCCTTATCGCCCGGTTGTTGTCGCGCTGGCCGCAGTTGCGGGTCCGTGCCGCGCTGCTGGTCGCGCCGGCCGAGACCTTCGGCAGCGACCGGATCGGGCAGTTCGGACGCATCCCGGAACAGGCGCTCGGCATTCCCGGAACCGTTGTCGCCAGCCATGACGATCCGTGGATGGGCTTTTCCCGCGCCGCCGGGCTGGCCGACGCCTGGGGCAGCCGGCTGATCGACCTGGGCCGCGCCGGCCATATCAATGCCGCCGCAGGCTTCGGTCCCTGGCCCGGGGGCAAGCGGTTGCGCGATGACCTGCTGCTCCGCTCGGCCCGCCCCGCCGCGTTGACAGCTCGCCCCCTCTTCCGCGACAGGAGTTCGCACCATGCTTGA
- a CDS encoding SDR family oxidoreductase, translating to MLILGHGYSAGFLAPLLREAGWQVTGTTRSRRAEVAAAGAEPLMWPGEEAAIRERIARADAILVSAAPGPEGDPVLSAFGDDLRRAHPRWLGYLSTTGVYGDRGGEWVTEDSPLEPSTSRGVARVEAEAAWQRLAEEAGWPLHIFRLAGIYGPGRGPFAKLRAGTARRIIKPGQVFSRIHAEDIARVLMASIRAEGPGAVYNVCDDDPAPPQEIIAHAAALIGLPLPPAEDFATAEMTPMARSFYAESKRVSNAKIKRELGINLLYPDYPSALAAILKAEGHG from the coding sequence ATGCTGATCCTCGGCCATGGCTATTCCGCCGGCTTCCTGGCACCGCTGCTGCGCGAAGCCGGCTGGCAGGTCACCGGCACCACCCGCAGCCGCCGGGCCGAGGTTGCCGCTGCCGGGGCCGAGCCGCTGATGTGGCCGGGCGAGGAGGCGGCGATCCGCGAGCGCATCGCCCGCGCCGATGCCATTCTGGTCAGCGCCGCGCCCGGGCCGGAGGGCGATCCGGTGCTGTCGGCCTTTGGCGATGACCTGCGCCGCGCGCATCCGCGCTGGCTCGGCTATCTCTCGACCACCGGGGTCTATGGCGACCGGGGCGGCGAGTGGGTGACCGAGGACTCGCCGCTGGAACCCTCGACCAGCCGGGGCGTGGCCCGGGTCGAGGCCGAGGCGGCGTGGCAACGCCTTGCGGAGGAGGCCGGCTGGCCCCTGCACATCTTCCGCCTTGCCGGCATCTATGGCCCTGGCCGAGGGCCGTTCGCGAAGCTGCGCGCCGGCACAGCGCGGCGGATCATCAAACCGGGTCAGGTCTTCTCGCGCATCCATGCCGAGGATATCGCCCGCGTGCTGATGGCCTCGATCAGGGCCGAGGGGCCGGGCGCGGTCTATAATGTCTGCGACGACGATCCCGCGCCGCCACAAGAGATCATTGCCCATGCCGCCGCGCTGATCGGCCTGCCCCTTCCCCCGGCCGAGGATTTCGCCACCGCCGAAATGACCCCCATGGCCCGCAGCTTCTATGCCGAGTCAAAACGTGTCTCGAACGCGAAGATCAAGCGCGAGCTTGGCATCAACCTGCTTTATCCCGATTATCCAAGCGCGCTGGCCGCGATCCTGAAGGCCGAGGGGCACGGCTGA
- a CDS encoding HU family DNA-binding protein: MANVNAKPMTKTQLVATLADEMGSDKKSAAAALDALTAVVTREVANGGSVTLPGIGKIACRARPERQVRNPQTQEMMTKPADKQVKVTVAKALKDSVNA; the protein is encoded by the coding sequence ATGGCTAACGTGAACGCGAAACCGATGACCAAGACCCAGCTGGTTGCGACCCTGGCCGACGAGATGGGTTCGGACAAGAAATCCGCCGCCGCTGCCCTGGACGCGCTGACCGCCGTGGTCACCCGCGAGGTCGCGAATGGTGGTTCGGTGACGCTGCCGGGCATTGGCAAGATCGCTTGCCGCGCGCGTCCCGAGCGTCAGGTCCGCAACCCGCAGACCCAGGAAATGATGACCAAGCCGGCCGACAAGCAGGTCAAGGTGACCGTTGCGAAGGCGCTGAAAGACAGCGTCAACGCCTGA
- a CDS encoding acyl-CoA thioesterase — translation MSDETMPDCSPTIRTIAMPADTNPAGDIFGGWLMSQMDLAAGSIASLTARGRSATIAVEGMKFHRPVKVGDEVSLYAEIERIGRSSMDIHVEAWRRERDSETGQKVTEATFTFVALDENGKARPVKPEA, via the coding sequence ATGAGCGACGAGACGATGCCCGATTGCAGCCCGACCATCCGCACCATCGCCATGCCGGCGGATACCAACCCGGCGGGCGATATCTTCGGCGGCTGGCTGATGAGCCAGATGGACCTTGCGGCGGGGTCGATCGCCTCGCTGACCGCGCGCGGCCGCAGCGCCACCATCGCCGTCGAGGGGATGAAGTTCCACCGCCCGGTCAAGGTCGGCGACGAGGTCTCGCTTTATGCCGAGATCGAACGGATCGGCCGCAGCTCGATGGATATCCATGTCGAGGCCTGGCGCCGCGAGCGTGACAGCGAGACGGGCCAGAAGGTGACCGAGGCCACCTTCACCTTCGTGGCGCTGGACGAGAACGGCAAGGCGCGCCCGGTGAAGCCCGAGGCCTGA
- a CDS encoding 5'-nucleotidase, lipoprotein e(P4) family: protein MRNTRLTALAAVTAALMAQPLAAQDAPTEAAADSCDVAQFTMGLRFQQQSAEIRALQLQAYNIATERLHAAVDGVADPAKLAVVTDLDETVIDNSALLARDLANCHTYDAWDTWLPWERDGQPTLIPGALEFLNHANDMGVTIRYISDRSDQQKVDTLATLTALGLPQVSEESVLLLGPPKVERRDLVSKDHQIVLLLGDTLHDFDGRFRKTPLDQQKGTVTEETAKWGKEWIVFPNASYGTWSEAPLTAWAAKEVIEPWE from the coding sequence ATGAGAAACACCCGCCTTACCGCGCTGGCGGCGGTGACCGCCGCGCTGATGGCACAGCCGCTTGCCGCGCAGGATGCCCCGACCGAGGCTGCGGCTGACAGCTGCGACGTCGCCCAGTTCACCATGGGCCTGCGCTTCCAGCAGCAATCGGCCGAGATCCGGGCGCTGCAACTGCAGGCCTATAACATCGCGACCGAGCGTCTTCATGCCGCGGTCGATGGAGTGGCCGATCCGGCCAAGCTGGCGGTTGTGACCGATCTGGACGAGACGGTGATCGACAACAGCGCGCTGCTGGCCCGCGATCTGGCCAATTGCCACACCTATGATGCCTGGGACACCTGGCTGCCCTGGGAGCGTGACGGCCAGCCGACGCTGATCCCCGGCGCGCTGGAATTCCTGAACCACGCAAACGACATGGGCGTGACCATCCGCTATATCTCGGACCGCTCGGACCAGCAGAAGGTTGACACGCTGGCGACCCTGACCGCGCTTGGCCTGCCGCAGGTCAGCGAGGAATCCGTGCTGCTGCTTGGCCCGCCCAAGGTCGAGCGTCGTGACCTGGTGTCGAAGGATCACCAGATCGTCCTGCTTCTCGGCGATACGCTGCACGACTTCGACGGCCGATTCCGCAAGACGCCGCTTGACCAGCAGAAGGGCACCGTCACCGAGGAAACGGCGAAATGGGGCAAGGAGTGGATCGTCTTCCCCAATGCCAGCTATGGCACATGGTCCGAGGCGCCGCTGACCGCTTGGGCGGCGAAAGAGGTGATCGAGCCCTGGGAATAG
- a CDS encoding 5'-nucleotidase, lipoprotein e(P4) family: protein MADDKPRNLREHVTAVRYQQLSAEVRALQRQCYALATLRLNEAVAANGGSGAGLAIVTDIDETVFDNSDVMAHAAMAGEGFDNVETWKLWELHGTPRLIPGAAAFLALADRLGVAIFYVSDRFGENKAATMATLARLHLPQTTPDRVHLFGAPKTERRALIARDHKIILLLGDTLHDFHGDFANATLDEQYARTEAHADRWGQDWIVFPNAAHGTWMEADLRPWDAPKPD, encoded by the coding sequence ATGGCCGACGACAAGCCCCGCAATCTCCGCGAACATGTGACGGCGGTGCGCTATCAGCAGCTCTCGGCCGAGGTGCGGGCGCTGCAGCGGCAATGCTATGCGCTGGCGACCCTGAGGCTGAACGAGGCCGTCGCGGCGAATGGCGGCAGCGGCGCCGGGCTGGCAATCGTCACCGATATCGACGAGACGGTTTTCGACAATTCCGATGTCATGGCCCATGCCGCCATGGCGGGCGAGGGGTTCGACAATGTCGAGACCTGGAAGCTGTGGGAGCTGCATGGAACGCCCCGGCTGATCCCCGGCGCGGCCGCGTTTCTGGCGCTGGCCGACCGGCTGGGGGTGGCGATCTTCTATGTCTCGGACCGTTTCGGCGAGAACAAGGCGGCGACGATGGCGACGCTCGCGCGGCTGCACCTGCCGCAGACCACGCCCGACCGGGTGCACCTGTTTGGCGCGCCCAAGACCGAGCGGCGGGCGCTGATCGCGCGAGACCACAAGATCATCCTGCTGCTGGGCGACACGCTGCACGACTTCCACGGCGATTTCGCGAATGCCACGCTGGACGAGCAATATGCCCGGACCGAGGCCCATGCCGATCGCTGGGGCCAGGACTGGATCGTCTTCCCCAATGCCGCGCATGGGACGTGGATGGAGGCCGACCTGCGCCCCTGGGATGCGCCGAAGCCGGACTGA